Within the Nitrospira sp. genome, the region TTCGTCAGGATGTACCCATCGGACGTCACGATCACGCCGGACCCCATGCCTTCGCGCGGCATGCCCGGACCGCGGCGCCCGCGGGGACCGTTCGGACCGAATGGGGAGCCGAAAAATTCCTCGAGTCGGTCCCGCAACTCGTCGCGGCTGTCCTCGCGTCCCCCCGAGCGCTCGGCACGGGCGGAAGCCGTAATGTTGACCACCGCCGGCGTGACGGCTTTCGCCACCCGGGCAAATCCGTTTCCGTTCGCCTGGGGCACGGTCACGGTCGACTTCGATGGGGAGGCCTGCTCAACAGCCGCATGCGAGTCCGGAAACGTCCCGCTCCCCCACGCGATGAGCGCCCCCACTCCGAGAACAGCCAATAGTTGTCCGCCTCTCGACTGCCATGCAGACCTCATGAGTGCCTCCTTCGTCAATGATCGCTCACCGATTGGATGACCGGCCCCGGCGATCGATCTAGCCGATCCATTGTTGCTCTCCCGATCGTAGCAGCAACGGATAAGAGAGCGATTAAGTAGAAATTAAAAGCTTCTAAACGTGTGCAGGAGCGAGCGGAAGGGTGACGATGAACGTGGAGCCCTCACCCGGGGTGCTGGTGACGTCGATCCGGCCGTGATGAACGTCCGCAATCCATGCGCAAATCGCCAGGCCGAGTCCGGTGCCGTGCTTGGTATGGGCACGGGCTTCCTCCGTGCGGAAGAATCGGTTGAAAATGCGCCCAAGCGCCTCGGGACGGATGCCGATCCCCTGGTCCTGAACGGAGGCCAGCGCCGTTCCGTGCTCGACCCGAAGCGAGATGGTGACCGTACCGCCGGGCTTCGAATACTTCACCGCGTTGTCGACGAGGTTCAAGAACAGCTCGTGCAGTCGTAATTCGTCGCCCAGAATGGTCGCCGGCTGCATGCTTCCCAGCATGACGTTCACGCCGCTGTCCTGCCCGAGCAAGGTCGCCTGTCGTTGGATGTTGGACAAGACTTCGGCCAACAGCACCGGAGCCGATGCCATTTTGACTTCGCCGAGATCGGCGCGCGACAGAAACAGCAATTCGTCTACGATGCGCGTCATCCGGTCGATTTCCTCGAGGCTGCTTTCCAGAACTCCTTTGTAGTCTTCACAGTCGCGTGGGCGACGCAGGACGAGCTCCGTCTCGCCCTTCATGACCGTCAGTGGCGTACGGAGTTCGTGTGAAGCATCGCTGCTGAACTGGCGTATCTGCCGGAAAGAGGTATCCAATCGCGCAATCATATCGTTGAACGTTTCGGCCAGCCGCCCGATCTCATCGCCGGTCGCTTCGACGGCCAACCGTTGCGACAAGTCTCCGGCCGCTATCTTTTTGGCCGCCTCAGTCATGATGGCGACCGGCCTGAGCACACGACCGGCTAGAAACCAGCCGCCCGCCAGGGAGACCAGCAGCGCGACCGGGATGAGGATGAGCAGAACACCCAGCAAGCGTTTGAGCGTATGCTCCACCGGTTTCATCGAGGTCCCGACCTGGACGACGTTCAAGAGATTGCCCTGGTAGAGAATGGGAACGGAGAT harbors:
- a CDS encoding two-component sensor histidine kinase, with product MPLRVKLTLWYGSALALILLLFASALYAIIARDLREQLDQSLQEAATTAIRSLEQHGFGPFIQFEDLSSHFPELAVLDKFFQIFSPTGRITIQSPNVKSHDVPLSDAALKTAFEGGTTYESARFPGENLRLISVPILYQGNLLNVVQVGTSMKPVEHTLKRLLGVLLILIPVALLVSLAGGWFLAGRVLRPVAIMTEAAKKIAAGDLSQRLAVEATGDEIGRLAETFNDMIARLDTSFRQIRQFSSDASHELRTPLTVMKGETELVLRRPRDCEDYKGVLESSLEEIDRMTRIVDELLFLSRADLGEVKMASAPVLLAEVLSNIQRQATLLGQDSGVNVMLGSMQPATILGDELRLHELFLNLVDNAVKYSKPGGTVTISLRVEHGTALASVQDQGIGIRPEALGRIFNRFFRTEEARAHTKHGTGLGLAICAWIADVHHGRIDVTSTPGEGSTFIVTLPLAPAHV